Proteins encoded together in one Aeromonas encheleia window:
- a CDS encoding DEAD/DEAH box helicase — MSLASFAELALSPRLLQTLTELGYETPTPIQASAIPVILAGRDLMAGAQTGTGKTAAFVLPILQQLLTTPREADEGRPIRALVLVPTRELAVQVHESVLRYGKDTGLTSALVYGGVSIAAQVEALKNGVDLLIATPGRLLDHLRQGALSLSQLGHLVFDEADRMLDMGFMDEIKALLRQIPADRQTLLFSATCDDNLFALSRVLLRDPELIEVAPRNTTAAEVEQRVYAVDGDRKLALVEHLLKVKGWAPALIFSRTRQGADQLAQRLGKAGINALAFHGDLSQGAREKVLQEFKAGSLQALVATDVAARGLDIQELNYVINLEFPHQPEDYVHRIGRTGRAGNKGLAITLFSSEDAPLLEKVEAVLDTRLPQQWFPGFEPDLTRSEPEPRRNSKAAQKQRARKQALGTKSGKGKR; from the coding sequence ATGTCCCTTGCCTCCTTCGCCGAATTGGCCCTCTCCCCTCGCCTGCTGCAGACCCTGACCGAGCTGGGGTACGAGACGCCGACCCCCATTCAGGCCAGCGCCATCCCGGTCATTCTGGCCGGGCGCGATCTGATGGCCGGCGCCCAGACCGGCACCGGCAAGACCGCCGCCTTCGTGCTGCCCATCCTGCAGCAGTTGCTGACCACGCCGAGGGAGGCCGATGAGGGCAGACCGATCCGCGCCCTGGTGCTGGTACCGACCCGCGAGCTGGCGGTGCAGGTGCACGAGAGCGTGCTGCGTTATGGCAAGGACACAGGTCTCACCAGCGCCCTGGTCTACGGCGGCGTCAGCATTGCGGCCCAGGTGGAGGCGCTAAAGAACGGGGTCGATCTGCTGATCGCCACCCCGGGCAGGCTGCTCGATCATCTGCGCCAGGGGGCCCTGAGCCTGTCCCAGCTCGGCCATCTGGTGTTCGACGAGGCGGACAGGATGCTCGACATGGGCTTTATGGACGAGATAAAGGCTCTGCTGCGCCAGATCCCCGCCGATCGCCAGACCCTGCTGTTCTCCGCCACCTGCGATGACAACCTGTTTGCCCTGAGCCGTGTGCTGCTGCGCGACCCCGAGTTGATCGAGGTGGCACCGCGCAACACCACGGCGGCGGAGGTGGAGCAGCGGGTCTATGCGGTGGACGGCGATCGCAAGCTGGCACTGGTGGAGCACCTGCTCAAGGTGAAGGGCTGGGCGCCGGCGCTGATCTTCAGCCGCACCCGTCAGGGGGCCGATCAGCTGGCCCAGCGGCTCGGCAAGGCTGGCATCAACGCCCTCGCCTTCCATGGGGATCTCTCCCAGGGGGCGCGGGAGAAGGTGTTGCAGGAGTTCAAGGCGGGCAGCCTGCAGGCCCTGGTCGCCACCGACGTGGCCGCCCGCGGGCTGGATATCCAGGAGCTGAACTATGTGATCAACCTGGAATTCCCACATCAGCCGGAGGATTACGTGCACCGCATCGGCCGCACCGGTCGCGCCGGCAACAAGGGGCTCGCCATCACCTTGTTCAGCTCTGAGGATGCGCCACTCTTGGAGAAGGTTGAGGCCGTGCTCGACACCCGATTGCCCCAGCAGTGGTTCCCCGGCTTCGAGCCGGATCTCACCCGCTCAGAGCCCGAGCCGCGCCGCAACAGCAAGGCGGCCCAGAAGCAGCGCGCCAGAAAACAGGCCCTGGGCACCAAGAGTGGCAAGGGCAAGCGTTAA
- a CDS encoding CsgG/HfaB family protein — protein sequence MPKVATYQSQYQGVRSPIAVGKFDNRSSYMRGIFSDGVDRLGSQAKTILITHLQQTGRFSVLDRDNMDEIKAEAGIKQQAQKLKGADYVVTGDVTEFGRKEVGDHQLFGILGRGKSQIAYAKVNLNIVNVTTSEVVFSSQGAGEFELSNREVIGFGGTASYDSTLNGKVLDLAVREAVNNLVNGIETGAWHPAQ from the coding sequence GTGCCAAAAGTAGCCACCTACCAGAGCCAGTATCAGGGGGTACGCAGTCCGATAGCCGTCGGCAAATTCGACAACCGCTCCAGCTATATGCGTGGCATCTTCTCCGATGGTGTGGATCGACTGGGTAGCCAGGCAAAAACCATACTGATCACCCACCTGCAGCAGACGGGCCGCTTCAGCGTGCTGGATCGCGACAACATGGATGAGATCAAGGCTGAGGCAGGGATCAAACAGCAAGCCCAGAAACTCAAGGGTGCTGACTATGTGGTAACCGGTGACGTGACGGAGTTTGGCCGCAAGGAAGTCGGTGACCACCAGCTGTTTGGCATCCTGGGCCGCGGAAAATCCCAGATTGCCTATGCCAAGGTCAACCTGAACATCGTCAACGTCACCACCTCCGAAGTTGTCTTCTCCTCTCAAGGTGCTGGTGAATTCGAGCTATCCAACCGTGAAGTCATCGGTTTCGGTGGCACGGCCAGCTATGACTCCACCCTGAATGGCAAGGTGCTGGATCTCGCGGTCCGCGAGGCCGTCAACAACCTGGTGAACGGTATCGAAACCGGCGCCTGGCACCCAGCGCAATAG
- a CDS encoding DUF799 domain-containing protein produces MSLRVIFSLMLSTLLLAGCAQRPSYDYSNFKESRPTSILVLPPVNHSPDVKAGASLQSQITFPLAESGYYVLPVAVTNETFRQNGVTEATDIHALPTQKLHEIYGADTALYLDIKDYGTSYLVISSATVVTASARLVDLRTGKLLWEGTASASSAEQQSNSGGSLIGMLVVAVVNQIADTVTDKGHEIAGITSFRLLSADMPNSILYGPYSPKYQKK; encoded by the coding sequence ATGAGCCTGCGTGTCATCTTCTCGCTCATGTTGAGCACCCTTCTGCTGGCAGGCTGCGCACAGCGCCCCAGCTATGATTACAGCAACTTCAAGGAGAGCAGACCAACCTCCATCCTGGTGCTGCCACCGGTGAATCACTCACCGGATGTCAAAGCCGGCGCCAGCTTGCAGTCCCAGATCACTTTCCCCCTTGCGGAGTCGGGTTACTATGTACTGCCGGTAGCTGTCACTAACGAAACCTTCCGTCAGAATGGTGTGACCGAGGCGACGGATATTCATGCCCTGCCCACCCAGAAGCTCCATGAGATCTATGGTGCCGATACCGCGCTCTATCTCGACATCAAGGACTATGGCACCAGCTATCTGGTGATATCCAGCGCGACTGTGGTCACGGCCAGCGCCCGTCTGGTGGATCTGCGCACTGGCAAGCTGCTGTGGGAAGGCACCGCGAGCGCGAGCAGCGCCGAGCAACAAAGTAACTCAGGTGGCAGTCTGATCGGCATGTTGGTGGTGGCAGTCGTTAACCAAATTGCCGACACAGTCACCGACAAGGGTCATGAGATTGCGGGGATCACCAGCTTCCGACTGCTGAGTGCCGATATGCCAAATAGCATTCTCTACGGCCCTTATTCCCCCAAATACCAGAAAAAATAA
- a CDS encoding Pathogenicity locus has protein sequence MTTMKQFSTPERSLLLGVKGVGPTVIGRLEQLGYHSLHELAGADATHIVKLVASLLGSTCWQNSPQARGAIEGAIALARAQLQAEPDQAGRQETEA, from the coding sequence ATGACCACCATGAAACAGTTCTCTACGCCGGAGCGAAGCTTGCTGCTCGGGGTGAAAGGGGTGGGCCCCACCGTCATCGGGCGGCTCGAGCAGCTGGGCTACCATAGCCTGCACGAATTGGCAGGGGCTGACGCGACCCATATCGTCAAGCTGGTGGCCAGCCTGCTGGGCTCGACCTGCTGGCAGAACAGCCCGCAGGCGCGCGGCGCCATCGAGGGAGCCATCGCCCTGGCCCGCGCTCAGCTGCAAGCCGAACCGGACCAGGCAGGACGACAGGAGACAGAGGCATGA
- a CDS encoding DUF4810 domain-containing protein has translation MKSFNLYLLLASAMLLTACAQAPRSLYNWDQYQHVVYQTMQGDEAGVEAQITALEKNQQEASAKGQAVPPGFHAHLGMLYAQLGKDEQTRQQFETEKRLFPESAPFMDFLMSNKKGVTQ, from the coding sequence ATGAAATCTTTCAATCTGTATCTGCTGCTGGCCAGTGCCATGCTGCTAACCGCCTGCGCCCAGGCGCCACGATCCCTTTACAACTGGGATCAATACCAGCACGTCGTTTACCAGACCATGCAAGGAGACGAGGCCGGGGTGGAAGCCCAGATTACCGCGCTGGAGAAAAACCAGCAGGAAGCCAGCGCCAAGGGGCAGGCCGTTCCTCCTGGCTTCCACGCTCACTTGGGGATGCTTTACGCACAGCTGGGCAAGGATGAACAAACCCGTCAGCAATTCGAGACCGAAAAGCGTCTCTTCCCTGAGTCAGCTCCCTTCATGGACTTCCTGATGTCCAACAAGAAAGGGGTCACTCAATGA
- a CDS encoding sensor domain-containing diguanylate cyclase has product MSVSRMRDIPRKWLLRLALLCLVLSGLALVLYYTYLSIRHDMQLITAKQQNVFEVYYQRARILEPEHLAQFVDGSSIKAPIFSENQDATVYVYGYDVKFRDRIAVIPILPPTSEMLIAYQYALSYPDVINLYAFYDDYRLLGMVADKQILPRRLLPSNTRLDDLKPWRHYFGCAAFASTHVPCSADEAQVSEIYTDAFTQLQTITMYFPFVFYDQAKRDYRYGLSGIDIDIHEAFKAVFRPFETLNPSRTVISFDAAEPCRSWHLCLSTRLMQTKAGADLYLKWSYGYGDFVRVALYGPAFKLYLIALLLLMLTGRRAYARLRTLAYTDHLTRLPRRDILDNALLQEHDYLMILDIDNFKSVNDIHGHAVGDIALAAFARHLQENIRKGDCAIRWGGEEFIALYKGLEDEAAMRHAVARLLEQELRLPQLPGPITFSAGIIRIRDYLTVSDAITLADELLYHVKQHGKHNIAHYQGQHIELIRTPESPTG; this is encoded by the coding sequence ATGTCTGTATCGAGAATGCGCGACATACCCCGCAAATGGCTGCTTCGGCTGGCCCTGCTGTGCCTGGTCCTGTCGGGTCTGGCGCTGGTGCTCTACTACACCTACCTCAGCATCCGGCATGACATGCAGCTCATCACCGCCAAGCAGCAGAACGTGTTCGAGGTCTACTATCAACGGGCCCGCATTCTGGAGCCGGAACATCTGGCCCAGTTCGTCGACGGCAGCAGCATCAAGGCCCCCATCTTCAGCGAGAACCAGGATGCGACCGTCTATGTCTATGGCTATGACGTCAAGTTCCGCGATCGCATCGCTGTCATCCCCATACTGCCGCCCACCAGCGAGATGCTCATCGCCTACCAATATGCCCTCTCCTATCCCGATGTCATCAATCTCTATGCCTTCTACGATGACTATCGCCTGCTCGGCATGGTGGCCGACAAGCAGATCCTGCCGAGGCGACTGCTGCCCAGCAACACCAGGCTGGATGACCTCAAGCCCTGGCGTCACTACTTTGGCTGCGCCGCCTTCGCCTCCACCCATGTTCCCTGCAGTGCGGACGAGGCCCAGGTATCCGAGATCTATACCGACGCCTTCACCCAGTTGCAGACCATCACCATGTACTTCCCCTTCGTCTTCTACGACCAGGCGAAAAGGGACTATCGCTATGGCCTGTCGGGGATAGACATCGACATCCATGAGGCCTTCAAGGCCGTGTTTCGCCCCTTCGAGACCCTCAACCCGAGCCGCACCGTCATCTCCTTCGATGCCGCCGAACCCTGCCGTTCCTGGCACCTCTGCCTGAGCACCCGCCTCATGCAGACCAAGGCCGGCGCGGATCTCTATCTGAAGTGGTCCTACGGCTACGGCGACTTCGTGCGGGTGGCGCTCTATGGCCCCGCCTTCAAGCTCTACCTGATCGCCCTGCTGCTGCTGATGCTGACCGGGCGGCGGGCCTATGCCCGGTTGCGGACCCTGGCCTACACCGATCATCTGACCCGGCTGCCAAGACGGGACATCCTGGACAATGCCCTGCTGCAGGAGCATGACTACCTGATGATCCTGGACATCGACAACTTCAAGTCGGTCAACGACATCCATGGCCACGCGGTGGGGGACATCGCCCTCGCCGCCTTCGCCCGCCATCTGCAGGAGAACATCCGCAAGGGGGACTGCGCCATCCGCTGGGGGGGCGAGGAGTTTATCGCGCTCTACAAGGGGCTGGAGGATGAGGCGGCGATGCGGCACGCGGTCGCCCGCCTGCTGGAGCAGGAGCTCCGGCTTCCCCAATTGCCCGGCCCCATCACCTTCTCGGCAGGCATCATCCGCATCCGCGATTATCTGACGGTGTCCGACGCCATCACCCTGGCCGACGAGCTGCTCTATCACGTCAAGCAGCACGGCAAACACAACATCGCCCACTACCAAGGGCAGCACATCGAGCTCATCAGGACTCCCGAGAGCCCGACCGGCTGA
- a CDS encoding SAM hydrolase/SAM-dependent halogenase family protein — translation MDIRTAPRIIALSLLLAGSCAFANEALVIQTDFGLKDGAVSAMKGVAFGVDRTLPLYDLTHEIPAYNIWEASYRLYQTINYWPKGTVFVSVVDPGVGTARHSVVLKTKSGHYIVSPDNGTLTLVAEHFGIEAVRQIDEKRNRLKGSEKSYTFHGRDVYAYTGARLASGAISYEQVGPLLPAEVVRIPYQPAVAEAGGSLKGTIPILDVQYGNVWTNIDETLLTQAGIDKGDQACFKISEGEALKYEGKAPYVSSFGDVPEGQPLVYLNSLLQVSVALNMDSFAARHQVQSGAKWHISLKKC, via the coding sequence ATGGATATTCGTACCGCTCCCCGCATCATTGCGCTCTCCCTTCTGCTGGCGGGAAGCTGCGCCTTCGCCAACGAGGCGCTGGTGATCCAGACCGATTTCGGCCTGAAAGACGGCGCCGTGTCGGCCATGAAGGGGGTCGCCTTCGGGGTGGACCGCACCCTGCCGCTCTATGATCTGACCCACGAGATCCCGGCCTACAACATCTGGGAGGCCTCCTACCGCCTCTATCAGACCATCAACTACTGGCCCAAGGGCACGGTATTCGTGAGCGTGGTGGATCCAGGAGTGGGCACGGCGCGCCACTCCGTGGTGCTCAAGACCAAGAGCGGCCACTACATCGTCTCGCCGGACAACGGCACCCTGACCCTGGTGGCCGAGCACTTCGGTATCGAGGCGGTGCGCCAGATCGACGAGAAACGCAATCGCCTCAAGGGCTCAGAGAAGTCCTACACCTTCCATGGTCGCGACGTCTACGCCTACACCGGGGCTCGGCTCGCCTCCGGCGCCATCAGCTACGAGCAGGTGGGCCCGCTGTTGCCCGCCGAGGTGGTGCGGATCCCCTATCAGCCGGCGGTGGCCGAGGCCGGTGGCAGCCTCAAGGGCACCATTCCGATCCTGGATGTGCAGTACGGCAACGTCTGGACCAACATCGACGAGACCCTGCTCACCCAGGCGGGGATCGACAAGGGGGATCAGGCCTGCTTCAAGATAAGCGAGGGAGAGGCGCTGAAATATGAGGGCAAGGCCCCCTACGTCAGCAGCTTCGGCGATGTGCCGGAGGGGCAGCCGCTGGTCTACCTCAACAGCCTGTTGCAGGTGTCGGTAGCGCTCAACATGGACAGCTTCGCCGCCAGGCATCAGGTACAGTCAGGCGCCAAATGGCACATCAGCCTGAAGAAGTGCTAG
- a CDS encoding DASS family sodium-coupled anion symporter, with amino-acid sequence MKRPTLPQLAAFCIVLLATLCWSLPTPAGLAPAAYHTAILFISTILVIVTNIAPTGYIAIVSLALYAVLHAGGEVTPKAAIEGALVDFNHPLIWLIVIAFMIASAFAKTGLGKRIALLLLSRFGQSTLRSAYCLAVADFILAPATPSNTARAAIVAPIADSLAKTINQQDRKLGQFLLSSVSAMNDASAVAFSTGFAGNLALVGIAASVAGLAVGFREWALYLLPPAIGLLLIIPLVLYLVIRPETRKTPDVPRFARTELAKMGPLSRHEKSLLGVFVGLVVLWIGGNSLGLDATTVAFLGLAALLLLGVLTWNDVKGNGAAFDTLIWFSVLMGMADNLKQVGFTDWLGNALSQFMHSTLGGFGTMSMLLVVMGLYLFTSYAFASGTAKVVALAPVITGALLAVGVPKEMAIFSIAAITNVGCNLATYSHARIPLLLGMGYHTSGEWMRIGLVIALAGFAVVMAIGLLWWPLLI; translated from the coding sequence ATGAAAAGACCCACACTACCCCAGCTGGCGGCATTCTGTATCGTGCTGCTGGCGACGCTCTGCTGGTCACTGCCTACCCCGGCAGGACTCGCACCGGCGGCCTACCACACCGCCATCCTGTTTATCTCCACCATCCTTGTCATCGTCACCAACATCGCCCCCACCGGTTATATCGCCATCGTCTCCCTCGCCCTCTATGCCGTGCTCCATGCGGGTGGCGAAGTCACACCCAAGGCGGCCATCGAGGGCGCGCTGGTCGATTTCAATCACCCGCTGATCTGGCTCATCGTCATCGCCTTCATGATTGCCAGCGCCTTTGCCAAGACCGGGCTCGGCAAGCGGATCGCGCTGTTGCTGCTGAGCCGCTTCGGGCAATCCACCCTGCGCTCGGCCTACTGCCTGGCCGTCGCTGACTTTATCCTGGCCCCCGCCACGCCGAGCAACACGGCGCGGGCCGCCATAGTGGCGCCCATTGCCGACTCCCTGGCCAAGACCATCAACCAGCAGGATCGCAAGCTTGGTCAGTTCCTGCTCTCCAGCGTCAGCGCCATGAACGATGCCTCCGCCGTCGCCTTCAGCACCGGCTTTGCGGGCAATCTGGCGCTGGTTGGTATTGCCGCCAGCGTGGCGGGCCTTGCCGTCGGTTTTCGCGAATGGGCACTCTATCTGCTGCCACCGGCCATAGGTCTGCTGCTGATCATTCCGCTGGTGCTCTATCTGGTGATCCGGCCAGAGACCAGAAAGACCCCAGACGTGCCTCGCTTCGCCCGAACCGAGCTGGCCAAGATGGGCCCCCTGTCACGGCACGAGAAGAGCCTGCTTGGCGTGTTTGTCGGTTTGGTGGTGCTCTGGATCGGCGGTAACAGCCTGGGGCTGGATGCCACCACGGTCGCCTTTCTCGGCCTCGCCGCCCTGCTGCTGCTCGGCGTGCTGACCTGGAACGACGTCAAGGGCAACGGCGCAGCCTTTGATACCCTGATCTGGTTCAGCGTGTTGATGGGGATGGCCGACAACCTCAAGCAGGTCGGCTTCACAGACTGGCTGGGGAACGCACTCTCCCAGTTCATGCACAGCACCCTCGGCGGCTTTGGCACCATGTCCATGCTACTGGTGGTGATGGGGCTCTACCTCTTCACCTCCTACGCCTTCGCCTCCGGCACCGCCAAGGTGGTTGCGCTGGCCCCGGTCATCACCGGCGCCCTGCTGGCGGTCGGCGTGCCCAAGGAGATGGCCATCTTCAGCATCGCCGCCATCACCAACGTGGGCTGCAACCTGGCCACCTATTCCCATGCCCGCATCCCCCTGCTGCTCGGCATGGGCTATCACACCAGCGGCGAGTGGATGCGTATCGGCCTGGTGATCGCCCTGGCAGGCTTCGCCGTGGTGATGGCCATCGGCCTGCTCTGGTGGCCGCTCCTGATCTGA
- a CDS encoding gamma carbonic anhydrase family protein has product MIRKNPSGHLPVIDESAYIDKTAIICGKVIIKENVFVGPYAVIRADEVDASGDMEPIVIGANSNIQDGVVIHSKSGAAVTIGEYSSIAHRSIVHGPCEVGNRVFIGFNSVLFNCHIGEGSVVRHNSVIDGCDLPPGFYVPSTTRINQQSDLDQIPRVTVDATEFSEDVAHTNIDLVKGYKALSNEF; this is encoded by the coding sequence ATGATCCGCAAGAATCCCTCCGGTCACCTGCCCGTTATCGACGAATCCGCCTATATCGACAAGACCGCCATCATCTGCGGCAAGGTGATCATCAAGGAGAACGTGTTTGTCGGCCCCTACGCCGTGATCCGCGCCGACGAAGTGGATGCCAGCGGTGACATGGAGCCCATCGTCATCGGTGCCAATTCCAACATTCAGGACGGGGTGGTGATCCATTCCAAGTCCGGTGCGGCCGTCACCATCGGCGAGTACAGCTCCATCGCCCACCGCAGCATAGTGCACGGGCCCTGCGAAGTCGGTAACCGGGTGTTCATCGGCTTCAACAGCGTGCTGTTCAACTGCCACATCGGCGAAGGCTCTGTGGTGCGCCACAACTCGGTGATCGATGGCTGCGATCTGCCTCCCGGCTTCTACGTGCCTTCCACCACCCGCATCAACCAGCAGAGCGATCTGGATCAGATCCCGCGCGTCACCGTGGATGCCACCGAGTTCTCCGAAGACGTGGCCCACACCAACATCGATCTGGTCAAGGGGTACAAGGCACTCTCCAACGAGTTCTGA
- a CDS encoding IS3 family transposase (programmed frameshift), translated as MVEVLTGAERRRRRTPQEKITIVQQTFEPGMTVSHVARLHDVNANQLFKWRKQFQEGSLTAITAGEDVVPASELAAAIKQIRELQRLLGKKTMENEILKEAVEYGRGKKMDCACALVAGGRRLSAVSQALNVSRAQLSVRVHRKPGWQDGRHHRQRDDAALLGRIMEAMAELPSYGYRRVWALLRRQSEATRQPVVNAKRVYRVMRDHGLLLERKPAASLTQQAHKGRVAVKESNRRWCSDGFEFRCDNGEKLRVTFAMDCCDRETLDWAASTGGYDSDTVQDVMLRSVERRFGDVLPASPVEWLTDNGSAYRAHETRAFAREIGLEPRTTAVRSPQSNGIAESFVKTMKRDYIEMMPKPDSRTAVGNLAIAFEHYNEHHPHSALGYRSPREFLRSRVSQP; from the exons ATGGTCGAAGTGTTAACAGGAGCCGAGCGCCGTCGACGCCGGACTCCGCAAGAAAAAATCACCATTGTGCAGCAGACCTTTGAGCCCGGGATGACCGTCTCTCATGTTGCTCGCTTGCACGACGTCAACGCCAACCAGCTTTTCAAATGGCGCAAACAATTCCAGGAAGGCTCTCTCACGGCGATCACCGCCGGTGAGGATGTTGTTCCAGCCTCAGAGTTGGCTGCTGCCATCAAGCAGATCCGAGAGCTCCAGCGTCTGCTCGGGAAGAAGACCATGGAGAACGAGATCCTCAAAGAAGCCGTGGAGTATGGCCGAG GCAAAAAAATGGATTGCGCATGCGCCCTTGTTGCCGGGGGACGACGATTAAGTGCTGTGAGCCAGGCCCTTAATGTATCGCGTGCGCAGCTATCCGTTCGTGTTCATCGAAAACCGGGTTGGCAAGATGGTCGTCATCATCGCCAGCGTGATGATGCTGCCTTACTTGGCCGGATCATGGAGGCGATGGCAGAGCTTCCCTCCTATGGCTATCGCCGAGTCTGGGCGCTGTTACGGCGTCAGTCAGAGGCAACACGACAGCCTGTGGTAAACGCCAAGCGGGTATATCGCGTCATGCGCGATCATGGCCTGCTGCTCGAAAGAAAACCGGCAGCATCATTGACCCAGCAGGCACATAAGGGGCGTGTTGCCGTCAAAGAGAGCAATCGACGTTGGTGCTCAGATGGCTTCGAGTTTCGCTGCGATAACGGTGAGAAACTACGTGTCACGTTCGCCATGGACTGCTGTGACAGGGAAACCTTGGACTGGGCTGCCAGTACTGGGGGTTACGACAGTGACACGGTGCAAGATGTCATGCTGAGGTCTGTCGAACGTCGCTTCGGGGATGTGTTGCCGGCATCACCGGTGGAGTGGCTGACTGATAATGGTTCGGCGTATCGAGCCCATGAGACTCGCGCGTTTGCACGAGAAATCGGCTTGGAGCCCAGAACGACTGCGGTGAGAAGCCCACAGAGCAACGGTATAGCGGAGAGTTTCGTGAAGACGATGAAGCGAGACTATATCGAGATGATGCCGAAACCAGATAGCCGAACAGCGGTAGGCAATTTGGCCATCGCGTTTGAGCATTATAACGAGCACCACCCGCACAGCGCCTTGGGATACCGTTCACCCCGGGAATTTCTGCGCAGTCGGGTATCACAACCCTAA
- a CDS encoding ribonuclease T2 family protein — protein MKKMMLLLVGVLLCASAVQGKGRAGDFDYYALALSWSPEHCAVKPGDREQCSRQLGFVLHGLWPQYQRGYPSDCSAEPLAPEMERAFAGLYPSRFLYRHEWQKHGTCSGLSQPQFHQLASELRQKVKLPAAYQAPDEPLRKSRFQLKADLADANEWLAPDSITIACADGGRFLREVYVCVNKEGTDAVACSDEMQKREQRSCGQPDFLLRSVR, from the coding sequence ATGAAGAAGATGATGCTGTTGCTGGTGGGAGTCTTGCTCTGTGCCTCGGCCGTACAAGGCAAGGGACGGGCGGGCGACTTCGACTATTACGCCCTGGCACTCTCCTGGTCGCCGGAGCACTGCGCCGTCAAGCCGGGCGATCGGGAGCAGTGCAGCCGCCAGCTGGGCTTCGTGCTGCACGGCCTCTGGCCCCAGTATCAGCGTGGCTATCCGAGCGATTGCAGCGCTGAACCGCTGGCTCCCGAGATGGAGCGCGCGTTCGCCGGGCTCTATCCCAGTCGCTTCCTCTATCGCCATGAGTGGCAGAAGCATGGCACCTGCTCCGGCCTCAGCCAGCCGCAATTCCATCAACTGGCCAGCGAGCTGCGCCAGAAGGTGAAGCTGCCTGCTGCCTATCAGGCTCCTGACGAGCCGCTGCGCAAGAGCCGTTTCCAGCTCAAGGCCGATCTGGCCGATGCCAATGAGTGGCTGGCGCCGGACAGCATCACCATCGCCTGCGCCGATGGTGGCCGGTTCCTGAGGGAGGTCTACGTTTGCGTCAATAAGGAAGGGACTGATGCCGTCGCCTGCTCGGACGAGATGCAAAAGCGCGAGCAGCGTTCCTGTGGTCAGCCGGATTTCTTGCTACGCAGCGTGCGTTGA
- a CDS encoding NAD(P)H-dependent flavin oxidoreductase: MTLLSQLGIRYPIIQAPMAGVQDCALPLAVAAAGGLGSLPAAMLSPTELRQALRVLKERGQPFNINFFCHRQAEPDPVEARRWRQALAPYYAEFGLAADAVLGVPGRAPFSAEQAAILAEFQPAVVSFHFGLPAPALLASVKAWGARVLASATTVAEAVWLTQHGADAIIAQGLEAGGHRGHFLDEDLSLQQGTFTLLPQIVQAVGLPVIAAGGIVDGKGIRAALALGASGVQMGTAFLCCHEATTSRLHRAAIHSAQGQHTALTNLFSGRPARGIVNRLMRELGPLSASAPAFPHASAALAPLRGAAEKSGSHDFSALWAGQNVTGCLDLPAAELIAIWVAEAGLV; this comes from the coding sequence ATGACGCTGCTCTCCCAACTCGGGATCCGCTATCCCATCATTCAGGCCCCCATGGCGGGGGTACAGGACTGTGCCCTGCCACTGGCAGTTGCCGCTGCCGGGGGGCTCGGCTCCCTGCCAGCCGCCATGCTCAGCCCGACCGAGCTGCGCCAGGCATTGAGGGTACTCAAGGAGCGTGGCCAACCGTTCAACATCAACTTCTTCTGTCACCGTCAGGCCGAGCCAGACCCGGTAGAGGCACGCCGTTGGCGACAGGCGCTCGCGCCTTATTATGCCGAGTTCGGGCTGGCTGCCGATGCCGTCCTCGGCGTGCCTGGCCGAGCCCCCTTCAGTGCGGAGCAGGCCGCCATCCTGGCCGAGTTCCAGCCCGCCGTGGTCAGCTTTCACTTTGGTCTGCCCGCGCCCGCGCTGCTTGCCAGCGTGAAAGCCTGGGGCGCCCGGGTGTTGGCCAGCGCGACCACGGTCGCGGAGGCTGTCTGGCTGACGCAACATGGCGCCGACGCCATCATCGCGCAGGGGCTGGAGGCGGGGGGCCATCGCGGCCACTTCCTCGATGAGGACCTCAGCCTGCAACAGGGCACCTTCACCCTGCTGCCGCAAATCGTGCAGGCGGTCGGGCTGCCGGTCATCGCGGCGGGGGGCATAGTCGATGGCAAGGGGATCCGTGCCGCCCTGGCGCTGGGGGCGAGCGGCGTGCAGATGGGGACGGCGTTTCTCTGCTGTCATGAGGCGACGACCTCGCGCCTGCACCGTGCGGCCATTCACTCGGCGCAGGGCCAACACACGGCCCTGACCAACCTGTTCAGCGGTCGCCCCGCCAGAGGCATCGTCAACCGCCTGATGCGGGAGCTGGGCCCGCTCTCTGCCTCGGCGCCCGCCTTCCCCCATGCCAGTGCGGCATTGGCTCCTTTGCGTGGTGCGGCAGAAAAGAGCGGGAGCCATGACTTCTCAGCGCTTTGGGCGGGCCAGAATGTAACGGGTTGCCTCGACCTGCCTGCGGCCGAGCTGATCGCAATCTGGGTGGCCGAGGCTGGATTGGTTTGA